One window of Sardina pilchardus chromosome 2, fSarPil1.1, whole genome shotgun sequence genomic DNA carries:
- the apbb2b gene encoding amyloid beta precursor protein binding family B member 2 isoform X3, whose protein sequence is MMSVCVQSSCNSTPSVDVANHNSDSPVSPPTSLSLRSSHNQLLSTELLKQGSSTPPKCRKKYALTSIQSAMGLGLGQGDAPANAPATDPALDSASNPKHAKNGANQLRKAAEQQDVNKNTDELVVLSSGEDELKPDEPELSAELDSHMDLDNTLSDSVSSEEAADLNTTAEEEEEEEEEEEDHISNASLAESEDLLILPELLKQDDDKKDVKKSPTLDKKSPSLDKDSPSEDKKSPSLDKDSPSEDKKSPSLDKDSPFVDRKSPSLDKDSPSVDRKSPSLDKGSPSVDRKSPVVDKKSPAVDRKSPAVDRKSPVVDESRSLLEGGDVPEQEVTQPLLKQPRPPSLPKQPSAEETPLLSSSSSPPEETPLLSSSSSPPEETPLLSSSSSSSPEVKKDRPRTGAKTDCALNRIQNLAPSDEESSWTTLSQDSASLGSPEENDIWSEQACHTDPDLPPGWKKITDMAGIYYWHIPTGTTQWERPKALKAPPPTGTTQWERPAATPPSAMPTCAQTAHKHSASSLTPSPTPDQEAEVFFRDASLRSGSTTSEGSVEPMPVSMPAPMPVPDLELASCGFVNSCYFPRSSSVHLVADQDPHPQTQHSQEKKQSWSEFALGSGGKIDSEIWKDLQAATVTPDPSLKEFEGATLRYASLKLRNPPPVEEEDSSSINSDPEAKCFAVRSLGWVEMAEEDLAPGKSSVAVNNCIRQLSYCKNDIRDTVGIWGEGKDMYLVLENNLLNLVDPMDRSVLHSQPIVSIRVWGVGRDNGRDFAYVARDKDTRILKCHVFRCDTPAKAIATSLHEICSRIMAERKLAKAAVGGAMHERQTGVDLPLAAEFPTPKTELVQRFQVLYLGLLQVARPIGMCMDILNDAIDSLMTASPRETWSPVVLNVADATVTVIKDEEEEEVLVECRVRFLSFMGVGHDVHAFAFIMDTGNQHFECHAFWCEPNAGSVSEAVQAACMLRYQKCLVARPPSQRPCGVAPPGGDSVSRRVSTSVKRGVLSLIDTLKHKRPLHEQPQ, encoded by the exons atgatgtcagtgtgtgtgcagtcatccTGTAACTCCACCCCCTCTGTGGATGTGGCCAATCACAACAGTGACTCCCCAGTGAGCCCTCCCACCTCGCTGAGCCTGCGCTCCTCCCACAACCAGCTGCTGAGCACTGAGCTGCTGAAGCAGGGCTCGTCCACGCCCCCCAAATGCCGCAAGAAGTACGCGCTGACCAGCATCCAGAGCGCCAtgggcctgggcctgggccAGGGCGACGCCCCCGCCAACGCGCCCGCCACTGACCCCGCCCTCGACTCCGCCTCCAACCCCAAGCACGCCAAGAACGGAGCCAATCAGCTGCGCAAGGCCGCCGAGCAGCAAGACGTCAACAAGAACACGGACGAGCTCGTGGTGCTCTCCAGCGGCGAGGACGAGCTCAAGCCGGACGAGCCGGAGCTCAGCGCCGAGCTGGACTCCCACATGGACCTGGACAACACGCTGAGCGACTCCGTGTCCAGCGAGGAGGCAGCGGACCTGAACACCAcagcggaggaggaagaggaggaggaggaggaggaggaggaccacaTCTCCAATGCTTCGCTGGCCGAATCAGAGGACCTGCTCATCCTGCCTGAACTGCTCAAACAGGACGACGACAAGAAGGATGTGAAGAAGTCTCCAACGTTGGACAAGAAGTCGCCTTCCCTGGACAAAGACTCACCCTCTGAAGACAAGAAGTCGCCTTCTCTGGACAAAGACTCACCCTCTGAAGACAAGAAGTCACCTTCCCTGGACAAAGACTCACCCTTTGTGGACAGGAAGTCACCTTCCCTGGACAAAGACTCACCCTCCGTGGACAGGAAGTCACCTTCCCTGGACAAAGGCTCACCCTCTGTGGACAGGAAGTCGCCCGTTGTGGACAAAAAGTCGCCCGCTGTGGACAGGAAGTCGCCGGCTGTGGACAGGAAGTCACCCGTTGTGGACGAGAGCAGGAGCCTGCTGGAAGGGGGTGATGTccccgaacaggaagtgactcAGCCTCTGTTGAAGCAGCCTCGCCCTCCGTCCCTTCCCAAGCAGCCCAGCGCGGAGGAGacgcctctgctctcctcctcctcctccccccctgaGGAGacgcctctgctctcctcctcctcctccccccctgaGGAGACGCCTCtgctctcgtcctcctcctcctcctcgccggaGGTGAAGAAGGACCGGCCGCGCACCGGCGCCAAGACAGACTGCGCCCTCAACCGCATCCAGAACCTGGCCCCCAGCGACGAGGAGTCCAGCTGGACCACGCTCTCCCAGGACAGCGCCTCGCTGGGCTCTCCAGAGGAgaatg acatctGGAGTGAGCAGGCGTGCCATACAGACCCTGACCTCCCCCCAGGATGGAAGAAGATCACCGACATGGCGGGCATCTACTATTGGCACATCCCCACCGGCACCACCCAATGGGAGCGTCCCAAAGCGCTCAAAGCCCCGCCCCCCACCGGCACCACCCAATGGGAGCGGCCCGCAGCCACACCCCCCAGTGCCATGCCCACCTGCGCTCAgaccgcacacaaacactcggCCAGCTCCCTCACACCCTCCCCCACACCGGACCAGGAG GCTGAGGTGTTCTTCCGGGATGCGTCTCTTCGCTCGGGCAGCACCACGTCCGAGGGCTCGGTGGAGCCCATGCCAGTGTCCATGCCAGCGCCCATGCCAGTGCCCGACCTGGAGCTGGCCAGCTGCGGATTTGTCAACAGCTGCTACTTT CCACGTTCCTCATCAGTGCATCTCGTGGCAGATCAAGATCCACACCCTCAGACACAACACTCCCAGGAGAAG AAACAGTCGTGGAGTGAGTTTGCGTTGGGCTCGGGCGGAAAGATTGATAGTGAGATCTGGAAG gacCTGCAGGCGGCCACAGTCACCCCGGACCCCAGCCTCAAGGAGTTTGAGGGAGCAACCCTGCGCTACGCGTCCTTAAAGCTCAG AAACCCCCCgcctgtggaggaggaggactccaGCAGCATCAACAGTGACCCCGAGGCCAAG tgttttgcggTGCGATCCCTTGGCTGGGTAGAGATGGCAGAAGAGGACTTGGCTCCAGGGAAAAGCAGCGTTGCCGTGAACAACTGCATCCGCCAGCTCTCCTACTGCAAGAACGACATCCGCGACACCGTGGGCATCTGGGGAGAG gggaaggACATGTATTTGGTACTGGAGAACAACCTGCTGAACCTAGTGGACCCAATGGACCGCAGTGTCCTGCACTCTCAGCCCATCGTCAGCATCCGCGTGTGGGGCGTGGGCCGCGACAACGGCAG GGATTTTGCGTATGTGGCCCGAGACAAAGACACCCGTATTCTGAAATGTCATGTGTTCCGCTGTGACACGCCTGCCAAAGCCATCGCCACCAGTCTACACGAGATCTGCTCCCGG atcatgGCAGAACGCAAGCTTGCGAAAGCGGCAGTGGGCGGAGCCATGCATGAGCGCCAGACAGGAGTCGATCTCCCTCTTGCAG CGGAGTTCCCCACTCCCAAGACGGAGCTGGTGCAGAGGTTCCAGGTGCTGTATCTGGGGCTGCTCCAGGTGGCCAGACCCATTGGTATGT GTATGGACATTCTGAACGACGCCATAGACAGCCTGATGACCGCGTCACCAAGGGAGACCTGGAGCCCCGTCGTGCTGAATGTAGCTGACGCCACGGTTACCGTCATTAAAGACGAG gaggaagaggaggtgctgGTGGAGTGTCGGGTGCGTTTCCTGTCCTTCATGGGCGTCGGCCATGACGTGCACGCGTTTGCCTTCATCATGGACACGGGCAACCAGCACTTCGAGTGCCACGCCTTCTGGTGCGAGCCCAACGCCGGCAGCGTGTCCGAGGCCGTGCAGGCCGCATGCATG ctgcgcTATCAGAAGTGTCTGGTGGCGCGTCCTCCGTCTCAGCGGCCGTGCGGAGTggcgccccctggtggtgaCTCGGTGTCGCGGCGCGTCTCCACCAGCGTCAAGCGAGGCGTGCTGTCCCTCATcgacacactcaagcacaagAGACCCCTGCACGAGCAGCCCCAGTAA